GttctacttttgttttttaaattataacatcATAACGACTGACTTTCTATGTAATGCACTGATAAGCACTTTTTTTATGTGCAGtcactaaaataaaatttaaaacgCTGTACAAAGTTAATTGGAGGGCTAGTAAGCCACAATTCAAAGACATTTCTTAAGGCTTGTTTTAAACTCGATGACAGTGTGCATTACGTATGTCTAACAGCAATGTCGCTAAGATGACCATACCCCAGGATGCAATCATAACACTTATGAATAACTTTGGCACGGGAAGTGAGGCAAGTAGGTAAATTTACACTGGGTGGTGCAATCACCTGCAGCCACACTCATCCACTACCAGATTTTCATATTGTCCTAATACCACATTGTCTTCATTATCGTAAAACAACATTGGCACAGGGGACATCTTTATTGGCGCGCAGTGGCACAAGGGAGAGTTTTGCGCCTTTGAGTGGATCTTATTCTGAATATTGGGGTAGCGTGATAGATTTTGAACATTTCTCTCGGAGAAAGGACAATTACCATGGCAGTAGTTGGCCATGTAACCACTTGGGGCAACAACCCAATTCTGCCATCCCACGTCCTTAAATTTAACATAGAAGCAGCTTTTCTTGCAAAGATCACCAGAGGTTGAGGGGATTTTGCCATAACTCCTCTTCTTCCGGATCTTCTTGCAGTGCAGAGAATTGAGGGTCACGGTGAGCAGGGTGGTATAGGCAAAGGGGTGGTTGCCCTTACAGTCTTCTAAGGAAGTAGGTACCAAGGAACCACCCTTCTGTGGAAAAATCTCTAAATCAAGACCCAGATTTGTGTTAGTGTCTCTCCAACTATCGCAAACCTCTGTCAAGTTGATGTAGAGGTTTCTACGGGGGAGACTGAAGGTTTGCATCTTCAAAAGCTTCCTGATGTGCCTTTTGGGTTCGTATCTTTCCACGCCTTTGAAAGGAACCTTTAGGATCTGGTAGAGACGTAGGTCAAATACTTTACCATGATGCATGTGCTGTCTGAAATGCACCTCCAGCTGGCTCAAGGTCACTTTCTCCACTTTTTCCATCACAGACACATTAAAGAAAAGCCTCTTTTGCAAGCAGAGAGGTGGGGCTGCTTTTGCGCTATCAGAGATGACTTGTCGACCTATTAAGAGAAATTAAATGTCATCAACAAATTATTAAAGGGGATTTCATA
The DNA window shown above is from Spea bombifrons isolate aSpeBom1 chromosome 1, aSpeBom1.2.pri, whole genome shotgun sequence and carries:
- the LOC128493306 gene encoding protein DVR-1-like is translated as MLWLMVAMALFVLVPVSLNSIILKQEDIFLRNLGLSSKPNPVSPPPIPPILWKIFNQRLGIGRHKKKPNMCFVEELNVPGSTIRVFPDNGRQVISDSAKAAPPLCLQKRLFFNVSVMEKVEKVTLSQLEVHFRQHMHHGKVFDLRLYQILKVPFKGVERYEPKRHIRKLLKMQTFSLPRRNLYINLTEVCDSWRDTNTNLGLDLEIFPQKGGSLVPTSLEDCKGNHPFAYTTLLTVTLNSLHCKKIRKKRSYGKIPSTSGDLCKKSCFYVKFKDVGWQNWVVAPSGYMANYCHGNCPFSERNVQNLSRYPNIQNKIHSKAQNSPLCHCAPIKMSPVPMLFYDNEDNVVLGQYENLVVDECGCR